Proteins encoded together in one Meles meles chromosome 7, mMelMel3.1 paternal haplotype, whole genome shotgun sequence window:
- the LOC123946668 gene encoding SRA stem-loop-interacting RNA-binding protein, mitochondrial-like, translating into MVALAVRDSVVLYMSTSQPVAFVRKIPWTAASSELSKHFAQFGHVQKYTYTVPSDKDTGFHRNMNWIQFSSEELKDALQQEYHIIDGVKLHVQAQRPKVLQGDQTSDEEKDF; encoded by the exons ATGGTGGCTTTGGCAGTGAGGGACTCTGTGGTGCTATACATGAGTACTAGCCAGCCTGTGGCTTTTGTCAGAAAAATTCCCTGGACCGCAGCCTCAAGTGAGCTGAGCAAACACTTTGCTCAGTTTGGCCATGTACAAAAATACACT tacactgtaCCTTCTGACAAAGATACCGGATTTCACAGGAATATGAATTGGATTCAGTTTTCTTCAGAAGAACTTAAGGATGCACTACAACAAGAATATCATATTATTGATGGAGTAAAGCTCCATGTCCAAGCTCAAAGACCAAAAGTTTTGCAAGGGGATCAAACATCTGATGAAGAAAAAGATTTTTGA